The following proteins are encoded in a genomic region of Acidimicrobiia bacterium:
- the cysD gene encoding sulfate adenylyltransferase subunit CysD, with protein MSSMSRTLTLSHLRTLEAESIHVFREVAAEFERPVLLFSGGKDSIVMLRLAEKAFWPAPIPFPVMHVDTGHNFPEVIEFRDRRVQELGVQLVVASVQASIDAGRVHEDPRPGASRNRLQTTTLLDAIEEHRFDAVFGGARRDEEKARAKERVFSLRDEFGQWDPKQQRPELWALYNGRHRPGEHMRVFPLSNWTELDIWQYIADERIEVPSIYYAHRRRVFRVDGMLMGVGEFLPAPEGAEVFEATVRYRTVGDMTCTAAVESAAATVEDVIEEVASSRITERGATRADDKFSEAAMEDRKREGYF; from the coding sequence TTGTCCTCGATGTCACGCACGTTGACGCTCAGCCATCTGCGCACGCTCGAGGCCGAATCCATTCACGTGTTCCGCGAGGTCGCCGCCGAGTTCGAGCGACCCGTCCTGCTCTTCTCGGGCGGCAAGGACTCGATCGTCATGCTGCGCCTGGCCGAGAAGGCGTTCTGGCCCGCGCCGATCCCGTTCCCGGTGATGCATGTCGACACCGGCCACAACTTCCCCGAGGTGATCGAGTTCCGGGACCGGCGCGTCCAGGAGCTCGGGGTGCAGCTGGTCGTCGCGTCCGTGCAGGCGTCGATCGACGCCGGGCGTGTCCACGAGGACCCGCGGCCGGGCGCGTCGCGCAACCGTCTGCAGACGACGACGTTGCTCGACGCGATCGAGGAGCACCGGTTCGACGCGGTGTTCGGAGGTGCCCGTCGCGACGAGGAGAAGGCGCGCGCGAAGGAGCGCGTCTTCTCTTTGCGCGACGAGTTCGGGCAGTGGGACCCGAAGCAGCAGCGGCCCGAGCTGTGGGCGCTCTACAACGGCCGTCACCGTCCCGGTGAGCACATGCGGGTGTTCCCACTGTCGAACTGGACCGAGCTCGACATCTGGCAGTACATCGCCGACGAGCGCATCGAGGTCCCGTCGATCTACTACGCGCACCGTCGACGCGTGTTCCGCGTCGACGGAATGCTCATGGGCGTCGGCGAGTTCCTCCCCGCACCCGAGGGCGCCGAGGTGTTCGAGGCGACGGTGCGCTACCGGACCGTCGGCGACATGACGTGCACCGCGGCGGTCGAGTCGGCTGCGGCGACCGTGGAGGACGTCATCGAGGAGGTCGCGTCGTCGCGCATCACCGAGCGGGGCGCGACACGTGCCGACGACAAGTTCTCCGAGGCCGCGATGGAGGACCGCAAGCGCGAGGGATACTTCTAG
- a CDS encoding DUF222 domain-containing protein, whose amino-acid sequence MFGTSERVLQLLAERERLDAALLAAVGELDASGECAVDGALSTHSWLVHRGRVTRPEASRLLRGGRLVQRHPRTAKRLDDGDVTCAHVDALALAARGHDELFDEHEEELLAIARETRPEEFRVAMRRWREIAEDLDENGERDPEKPYRRRRLYLSKLPDGSLHIDGRLDPVAGEAVISALEKLMAPDPERTPAQRRADALHELARRALGSAVPAELDVFVDVETLAGMMPDDPRTARCDLAHVGPVAPSTVRRLACDAILRRVVRDRDGEILDLGRRTRVVSPAQRRAVMLRDGGCAWPGCDRPPEWCDVHHERHWIDGGATDLDNLRMYCRHHHVKLHEGWTGRRRPDGTASVEPP is encoded by the coding sequence GTGTTCGGAACATCGGAGCGGGTGCTGCAGTTGCTGGCCGAGCGAGAGCGGCTTGACGCCGCGCTGCTCGCCGCGGTCGGCGAGCTCGACGCGTCGGGTGAGTGCGCGGTTGACGGCGCACTGTCGACGCATTCGTGGTTGGTGCATCGAGGCCGAGTGACGCGACCCGAGGCGTCGCGGCTGCTGCGGGGCGGGCGGCTCGTGCAACGCCATCCGCGAACGGCGAAGCGCCTCGACGACGGTGACGTGACCTGCGCGCACGTCGATGCGCTCGCGTTGGCGGCCCGTGGGCATGACGAGCTGTTCGACGAGCACGAGGAGGAGCTCCTCGCGATCGCGCGCGAGACCCGGCCGGAGGAGTTCCGGGTCGCGATGCGCCGTTGGCGCGAGATCGCGGAGGACCTGGACGAGAACGGCGAGCGCGACCCCGAGAAGCCGTACCGCCGCCGTCGCCTGTATCTCTCGAAGCTCCCCGACGGCAGCCTCCACATCGACGGTCGCCTCGATCCCGTTGCCGGCGAAGCGGTGATCAGCGCGCTCGAGAAGCTCATGGCTCCGGATCCGGAGCGGACGCCGGCACAGCGGCGCGCCGACGCGCTGCACGAGCTCGCTCGGCGCGCGCTCGGTTCCGCAGTGCCTGCCGAGCTCGACGTGTTCGTCGACGTCGAGACGCTCGCCGGGATGATGCCCGACGATCCGCGTACGGCGCGTTGCGACCTCGCGCACGTGGGGCCCGTCGCGCCGAGCACCGTCCGGCGGTTGGCGTGCGACGCGATCCTCCGGCGGGTCGTGCGCGACCGCGACGGCGAGATCCTCGATCTCGGACGCCGCACCCGCGTCGTCAGCCCGGCGCAACGCAGGGCAGTCATGCTGCGCGACGGCGGCTGTGCGTGGCCCGGTTGCGACCGACCACCCGAATGGTGCGACGTCCATCACGAGAGACACTGGATCGACGGGGGTGCGACCGACCTCGACAACCTGAGGATGTACTGCCGTCATCACCACGTGAAGCTCCACGAAGGATGGACCGGTCGGCGACGACCCGACGGCACTGCGTCTGTGGAACCGCCATGA
- a CDS encoding phosphoadenylyl-sulfate reductase translates to MTTLSDPIADLAELAGVSRELEHAPASRVVEWAWDRFGDGLVLAASFQDCVLVDVATKVAPDVEVVFLDTGYHFAETLWYVDQVRRRYDLRLTVVTPDVGHDDRWQHDPDGCCNARKVEPLRRALDGRAAWMTGLRRAETASRAQAPIASWDVGRGLVKVNPLATWTDVDVAGYVRDHELPVHPLADRGFPSIGCWPCTRPVTDGDDPRSGRWAGTDKIECGLHG, encoded by the coding sequence ATGACGACGCTCTCCGATCCCATCGCAGACCTCGCGGAGCTCGCGGGCGTGTCGCGCGAGCTCGAGCACGCGCCGGCATCGCGCGTGGTCGAGTGGGCGTGGGACCGCTTCGGCGACGGGCTGGTGCTCGCGGCGTCGTTCCAGGACTGCGTGCTCGTCGACGTCGCGACGAAGGTCGCGCCGGACGTCGAGGTCGTCTTCCTCGACACCGGCTATCACTTCGCGGAGACGCTCTGGTACGTCGACCAGGTGCGCCGCCGCTACGACCTCCGCCTGACGGTCGTCACGCCGGACGTCGGCCACGACGACCGGTGGCAACACGACCCGGACGGCTGCTGCAACGCGCGCAAGGTCGAGCCGCTGCGGCGCGCGCTCGACGGCCGGGCCGCGTGGATGACGGGGCTCCGGCGCGCCGAGACCGCGTCGCGCGCGCAGGCACCGATCGCCAGTTGGGACGTGGGGCGCGGGCTCGTGAAGGTGAACCCGCTCGCGACGTGGACCGACGTCGACGTCGCGGGCTACGTGCGCGACCACGAGCTGCCGGTGCACCCGCTCGCCGACCGCGGCTTCCCCTCGATCGGGTGCTGGCCGTGCACGCGGCCCGTGACTGACGGCGACGACCCCCGCTCGGGTCGCTGGGCGGGGACCGACAAGATCGAGTGCGGCCTGCACGGCTGA
- a CDS encoding YbhN family protein, translating into MARGAAPDGNPGTIADANTEMGGAARVSVRDARDVAEAVAVPRAHDDERAAPSRERTRPRERWLTWLRRTVTVVVLAFVVVAALTHKKDLDQAVGELDDLSWGWLAVAIAFEAASLIAFARLQRWLLRAGGVHLRLREMVEITLAGNALAMSLPGGAAWAAAWDYAQLHRRGAKREVAAWVVLVAGALSAFALFLLMVVGSLVAGDSGPVASLRPVGLGLLAIPVVAALVAFAAHRSQGVRDALSSISASVARVPGGRSVRDAVATLVDKIAIVKPSFTTWLEALAFALLNWLEACACLAVCIIAVHGHVPWRGLLVAYTVGQVAASLPITPGGVGVVEGSITGLLVAYGMSTKVALAAVLLFRVVSFWGLVPVGWIAWGTLTLAGRHRPGRWQHPWRVHAHEGATAVGAPTQSVGATKPLADRVFPPPPCKGCEEEPSPRRRRRSA; encoded by the coding sequence ATGGCGCGAGGGGCCGCGCCCGACGGGAACCCGGGCACCATCGCCGACGCGAACACAGAAATGGGCGGAGCGGCGCGGGTGTCCGTGCGCGACGCTCGTGACGTGGCGGAAGCGGTTGCCGTTCCCCGTGCGCACGACGACGAGCGGGCCGCGCCGTCACGCGAGCGGACGCGGCCCCGGGAGCGCTGGCTGACGTGGCTCCGGCGCACGGTCACGGTCGTCGTCCTCGCCTTCGTGGTCGTCGCCGCGCTGACCCACAAGAAGGATCTCGACCAGGCGGTCGGCGAGCTCGACGACCTGAGCTGGGGCTGGCTCGCGGTGGCGATCGCGTTCGAGGCGGCCTCGCTCATCGCGTTCGCGCGCCTGCAGCGTTGGCTCCTGCGGGCCGGGGGCGTCCATCTCCGCTTGCGGGAGATGGTGGAGATCACGCTCGCGGGCAACGCGCTCGCGATGTCACTGCCCGGCGGCGCGGCGTGGGCCGCGGCGTGGGACTACGCGCAGCTCCACCGGCGCGGTGCGAAGCGTGAGGTCGCGGCCTGGGTGGTGCTCGTCGCGGGCGCGCTGTCGGCGTTCGCGCTCTTCCTGTTGATGGTCGTCGGCTCGCTCGTCGCGGGCGACTCGGGACCCGTGGCCTCGCTGCGACCGGTCGGGCTCGGGCTGCTCGCCATCCCGGTGGTGGCCGCGCTCGTCGCCTTCGCCGCCCACCGCAGCCAGGGTGTGCGCGACGCGCTCTCGAGCATCAGCGCGTCGGTCGCGCGCGTGCCCGGCGGACGGAGTGTGCGCGACGCGGTCGCGACACTCGTCGACAAGATCGCGATCGTGAAGCCGAGCTTCACGACATGGCTCGAGGCGCTCGCGTTCGCGTTGCTGAACTGGCTCGAGGCGTGCGCGTGCCTCGCCGTGTGCATCATCGCGGTCCACGGGCACGTGCCGTGGCGCGGGCTGCTCGTCGCGTACACCGTCGGGCAGGTCGCCGCGAGCCTCCCCATCACGCCGGGCGGGGTCGGCGTGGTCGAGGGGAGCATCACGGGCCTGCTCGTCGCGTACGGGATGTCGACGAAGGTCGCGCTCGCCGCGGTGCTGTTGTTCCGCGTCGTGTCGTTCTGGGGGCTCGTCCCGGTCGGATGGATCGCGTGGGGAACGCTCACGCTGGCGGGCCGGCACCGTCCCGGTCGCTGGCAGCACCCGTGGCGCGTGCACGCACACGAGGGCGCGACGGCCGTCGGTGCCCCGACGCAGTCGGTCGGCGCGACGAAGCCCCTCGCGGACCGCGTGTTCCCGCCGCCGCCGTGCAAGGGCTGCGAGGAAGAGCCGTCGCCGCGCCGTCGCCGGCGCAGCGCCTGA
- a CDS encoding nitrite/sulfite reductase — translation MAIDVAELRSRTLDPSIAEELDRFEQTIGEYLAGDVEEDVFRICRLNFGIYGQRQGEHHQMTRVKIPHGRLEPEQLETLAYIAETYSRGWGHLTTRQNVQFHFVQLEQVPEVLRLLASVGMTTREACGDTVRNVTGCHLAGACPYEVVDITPWAQAATDLFLRNPIAQRLPRKFKINFSGCATDCGQAMFNDVGVIAVNRPLPDGTVEPGFKVFVAGGLGANPHAALALEEFTSREDLMPTIEAILRTFDHYGNRDNKIRARMKWLVDELGIDELRRRIMRERRFLRASTTWPGGIPEQVRERGDAPAGMGTEVTADAGTVPGGVPVRIRSSSPYDRWEEANVVRGRANGTVSAYAYARLGDITTEQFRGIADIQRDFGIEVRITNRQNFALRGLREDQLRDLHARLDALGMAEAGAELARDVVACPGADTCNLAVTQSRGLADAIGAALEESGLADVGGVRVNISGCTNSCGQHHTSDIGFFGLERRAHGRSAPGYQMLLGGRIGQMEVAFGQRATKLPAKAAAQAVVRVVGRFADERDAGETFADWLDRSGGAAGVGKTLKELDEFPEPDVAPDYYVDYDETGPYVADVGPGECAGA, via the coding sequence ATGGCCATCGACGTCGCAGAGCTGCGGTCCCGCACCCTCGATCCGTCGATCGCGGAGGAGCTCGACCGCTTCGAGCAGACCATCGGCGAGTACCTCGCGGGCGACGTCGAGGAGGACGTCTTCCGGATCTGCCGCCTGAACTTCGGGATCTACGGGCAGCGGCAGGGCGAGCACCACCAGATGACCCGGGTGAAGATCCCCCACGGCCGTCTCGAGCCGGAGCAGCTCGAGACCCTCGCGTACATCGCGGAGACGTACTCGCGCGGGTGGGGCCACCTCACCACGCGCCAGAACGTGCAGTTCCACTTCGTGCAGCTCGAGCAGGTGCCCGAGGTGCTGCGGCTGCTCGCGTCCGTCGGCATGACCACGCGCGAGGCGTGTGGTGACACCGTGCGCAACGTCACCGGCTGCCACCTCGCCGGCGCATGCCCGTACGAGGTCGTCGACATCACGCCGTGGGCCCAGGCGGCGACCGACCTCTTCCTGCGCAACCCGATCGCGCAGCGCCTGCCGCGCAAGTTCAAGATCAACTTCTCTGGCTGCGCGACCGACTGCGGCCAGGCGATGTTCAACGACGTCGGCGTGATCGCGGTCAACCGTCCCTTGCCGGACGGCACGGTGGAGCCGGGCTTCAAGGTGTTCGTCGCCGGTGGTCTCGGCGCGAACCCGCACGCGGCGCTCGCGCTCGAGGAGTTCACGTCGCGCGAGGACCTCATGCCGACGATCGAGGCGATCCTCCGCACGTTCGACCACTACGGCAACCGCGACAACAAGATCCGTGCGCGCATGAAGTGGCTGGTCGACGAGCTCGGGATCGACGAGCTGCGCCGGCGCATCATGCGTGAGCGTCGCTTCCTGCGTGCGTCGACGACGTGGCCGGGCGGGATCCCGGAGCAGGTGCGCGAGCGCGGCGACGCCCCGGCGGGCATGGGGACCGAGGTCACCGCGGACGCCGGCACGGTCCCCGGGGGCGTTCCCGTCCGCATCCGCAGCTCCTCCCCGTACGACCGGTGGGAGGAGGCGAACGTCGTGCGCGGCCGCGCCAACGGCACCGTCAGCGCCTACGCGTACGCGCGTCTCGGCGACATCACGACCGAGCAGTTCCGGGGCATCGCCGACATCCAGCGCGACTTCGGCATCGAGGTCCGCATCACCAACCGTCAGAACTTCGCGCTGCGCGGCCTGCGTGAGGACCAGCTGCGGGACCTGCACGCGCGTCTCGACGCGCTCGGCATGGCGGAGGCCGGCGCGGAGCTCGCGCGCGACGTCGTGGCGTGCCCGGGCGCGGACACCTGCAACCTCGCGGTGACGCAGTCGCGCGGCCTCGCGGACGCGATCGGCGCGGCGCTCGAGGAGTCGGGTCTCGCGGACGTCGGTGGCGTGCGCGTGAACATCTCCGGCTGCACGAACTCGTGCGGGCAGCACCACACGTCGGACATCGGCTTCTTCGGCCTCGAGCGCCGCGCGCACGGACGTTCGGCACCCGGCTACCAGATGCTGCTCGGCGGGCGCATCGGGCAGATGGAGGTCGCGTTCGGGCAGCGCGCGACGAAGCTCCCGGCGAAGGCCGCCGCCCAGGCCGTCGTGCGCGTCGTCGGACGGTTCGCGGACGAACGCGACGCCGGCGAGACGTTCGCCGACTGGCTCGACCGTTCGGGCGGTGCCGCGGGCGTCGGCAAGACGTTGAAGGAGCTCGACGAGTTCCCGGAACCGGACGTCGCGCCCGACTACTACGTCGACTACGACGAGACGGGTCCGTACGTCGCGGACGTCGGCCCGGGCGAGTGCGCGGGCGCCTGA
- a CDS encoding MurT ligase domain-containing protein: MTAPDTRSRLAVAAGNATAWASRATGRGAGTHLGGRVMLAIDRDLLGKLGAGRRVALVSATNGKTTTTRFLRAALEDAGTVVASNHTGANMAAGLAAALGAAPDDARVAILEVDERWLRRVVDPLDAELLVLGNLSRDQLDRFGEVRSVAEQWRGVCESRPGLHVVANASDPHVAWAAQPARTTWVDLGPGWRADAATCPACGELLQWDEHDRFSCTCGFATPEANARVDGETLVVGDEKIPLQLSVPGHWNVLNAALAVVAAGHFGVDPKPAAAAAARVTTVAGRYAVHRLPDGRDARVLLAKNPAGWSEVLAYLEGRETGVVIAVNAHLADGRDPSWLWDVPFELLRGLPVAASGERALDVAVRLDYGDVACVVEPDPLRAAARIEGRDVHVVASYTQFM, translated from the coding sequence GTGACGGCGCCGGACACGCGCTCGCGGCTCGCGGTCGCGGCGGGGAACGCGACCGCATGGGCGTCACGAGCAACCGGGCGCGGCGCGGGGACACACCTCGGTGGGCGCGTGATGCTCGCGATCGATCGCGACCTGCTCGGGAAGCTCGGCGCCGGGCGGCGCGTCGCGCTCGTCTCGGCCACGAACGGGAAGACGACGACGACGCGCTTTCTCCGCGCCGCGCTCGAGGACGCCGGCACCGTCGTCGCGTCGAACCACACGGGGGCGAACATGGCCGCGGGGCTCGCAGCCGCGCTCGGTGCCGCGCCCGACGACGCACGCGTCGCGATCCTGGAGGTCGACGAGCGCTGGTTGCGCCGGGTCGTCGACCCACTCGACGCGGAGTTGCTCGTGCTGGGAAACCTCAGCCGCGACCAGCTCGACCGGTTCGGCGAGGTGCGCAGTGTCGCCGAGCAGTGGCGAGGCGTCTGCGAGTCACGACCGGGCCTGCACGTCGTCGCGAACGCGTCCGACCCACACGTCGCGTGGGCGGCACAACCTGCCCGCACGACCTGGGTCGACCTCGGTCCCGGGTGGCGGGCCGACGCCGCGACGTGCCCTGCATGCGGCGAGCTGCTCCAGTGGGACGAGCACGATCGGTTCTCGTGCACGTGCGGGTTCGCCACGCCGGAGGCGAACGCACGCGTCGACGGCGAGACGCTCGTCGTCGGCGACGAGAAGATCCCCCTGCAGCTGTCGGTACCGGGCCACTGGAACGTGCTCAACGCCGCGCTCGCGGTCGTCGCGGCAGGACACTTCGGTGTCGACCCGAAGCCCGCGGCGGCGGCCGCGGCACGCGTCACGACGGTTGCGGGCCGTTACGCCGTCCATCGCCTCCCGGACGGGCGCGACGCGCGCGTGCTGCTCGCCAAGAACCCGGCCGGTTGGAGCGAGGTGCTCGCGTACCTGGAGGGCCGCGAGACGGGCGTCGTGATCGCGGTGAACGCGCATCTCGCGGACGGGCGCGATCCGTCGTGGCTGTGGGACGTGCCGTTCGAGCTCCTGCGCGGGCTGCCGGTCGCGGCGTCGGGTGAGCGCGCGCTCGACGTCGCCGTGCGGCTCGACTACGGCGACGTCGCCTGCGTCGTCGAGCCCGATCCGCTGCGTGCCGCTGCGCGCATCGAGGGCCGTGACGTGCACGTCGTCGCGTCGTACACACAATTCATG
- a CDS encoding proline--tRNA ligase — protein MRMTRLFSRTLRDDPADAEVDSHRLLVRAGYIRKVASGVYAWLPLGDRVLRAVTDIVREEMDRAGAQEVVLPIVQPLDLWERSGRDAAYGPLMFRLEDRKESRFCLSPTAEEAVTALVAADSSSYRDLPFVLYQINWKYRDELRPRFGLLRAREFLMKDAYSFDADVDGLRAAYKTMYDAYGRVFERCGLTFRAVEAQSGEIGGDVNHEFMAVAAVGEDDFVWCSSCDYAANVEAATRGAQTRAMPIVTPPPMEEVETPGLPGIAGVADFLGVEPRHMLKCIAFDADGDLGLALVPGDREVNEVALARAVAPRRVRLYDDGDFAAHPELPRGYIGPNFPGASIVVADDSIDRTRGWVTGANRVDHHVRNAQLDRDFAVDVWAPIATVVTGDHCPRCGASLSVDRGIEVGHVFQIGTKYADALGATYTDESGGQHPVVMGCYGIGVSRVVAAVAEEHHDEHGLAWPPALAPYDAHVVALPGRGDAAGAVLDVAEKLCADLEARGLEVLFDDRDASPGVKFADADLLGMPVQLVVGAKGVARGVVERKIRATGERDELPIDDAAATVATAAR, from the coding sequence ATGCGCATGACCCGCCTGTTCTCGCGCACCTTGCGCGACGACCCGGCCGACGCCGAGGTCGACAGCCACCGGCTCCTCGTCCGGGCGGGCTACATCCGCAAGGTGGCGTCGGGCGTCTACGCGTGGCTCCCGCTCGGCGACCGGGTCCTGCGGGCCGTGACCGACATCGTGCGCGAGGAGATGGACCGCGCCGGCGCGCAGGAGGTCGTCCTCCCGATCGTCCAGCCGCTCGACCTCTGGGAGCGCAGCGGCCGCGACGCCGCGTACGGGCCGCTGATGTTCCGGCTCGAGGACCGCAAGGAGTCGCGCTTCTGCCTGTCGCCGACGGCGGAAGAGGCGGTCACCGCGCTCGTGGCGGCCGACTCGTCGAGCTACCGCGACCTGCCGTTCGTCCTCTACCAGATCAACTGGAAGTACCGCGACGAGCTCCGGCCCCGCTTCGGTCTCCTGCGCGCGCGCGAGTTCCTCATGAAGGACGCGTACTCGTTCGACGCCGACGTGGACGGGCTGCGCGCCGCGTACAAGACGATGTACGACGCGTACGGGCGCGTCTTCGAGCGATGCGGGCTGACGTTCCGCGCGGTCGAGGCGCAGTCGGGGGAGATCGGCGGCGACGTCAACCACGAATTCATGGCCGTCGCCGCGGTCGGCGAGGACGACTTCGTCTGGTGCTCGTCGTGCGACTACGCCGCGAACGTCGAGGCTGCGACGCGCGGGGCGCAGACACGAGCGATGCCGATCGTCACGCCTCCACCCATGGAGGAGGTCGAGACGCCCGGGCTGCCCGGCATCGCGGGCGTCGCCGACTTCCTCGGCGTCGAACCGAGGCACATGCTCAAGTGCATCGCGTTCGACGCCGACGGCGATCTCGGCCTTGCGCTCGTGCCCGGCGACCGTGAGGTGAACGAGGTCGCGCTCGCGCGCGCCGTCGCGCCACGCCGGGTCCGTCTCTACGACGACGGCGACTTCGCCGCGCATCCCGAGCTGCCGCGCGGCTACATCGGCCCGAACTTCCCGGGCGCGTCGATCGTCGTCGCCGACGACTCGATCGACCGCACTCGCGGCTGGGTCACGGGCGCGAACCGCGTCGACCACCACGTGCGGAACGCGCAGCTCGACCGCGACTTCGCGGTCGACGTGTGGGCCCCGATCGCGACGGTCGTGACGGGCGACCACTGCCCGCGCTGCGGTGCGTCGCTGTCGGTCGACCGCGGGATCGAGGTCGGCCACGTGTTCCAGATCGGCACGAAGTACGCGGACGCGCTCGGCGCGACGTACACCGACGAGTCCGGCGGGCAGCACCCGGTCGTCATGGGCTGCTACGGCATCGGCGTGTCGCGCGTCGTCGCCGCGGTCGCCGAGGAGCACCACGACGAGCACGGGCTCGCGTGGCCGCCCGCCCTCGCGCCGTACGACGCGCACGTGGTCGCGCTCCCGGGTCGCGGTGACGCCGCCGGCGCGGTCCTCGACGTCGCGGAGAAGCTCTGCGCGGACCTGGAGGCGCGCGGGCTCGAGGTCCTCTTCGACGACCGCGACGCGAGCCCGGGTGTGAAGTTCGCGGACGCCGACCTGCTCGGCATGCCCGTCCAGCTCGTGGTCGGCGCGAAAGGCGTCGCGCGCGGTGTCGTCGAGCGGAAGATCCGCGCGACCGGCGAGCGCGACGAGCTCCCGATCGACGACGCCGCCGCGACGGTCGCCACGGCGGCGCGCTGA
- a CDS encoding class I SAM-dependent methyltransferase: MTVHHVAATGFGSEAAAYDRARPTYPDDAVAWVVDALTIASGRRIADVAAGTGKFTRLLLPAGGDVVAVEPVAGMRAVLHDALPEVPVAAGTAEAMPFRAGSFDGVTVAQGFHWFDAQRALEEFHRVLRANGRVALVWNARDRSVDWVDELWSVMDRVEKKAPWRNHEEWRESAFVDTPWFGPLHEARFRHEQLLTVDGVVDRFRSVSHVATLPPDEQAAVLDEVRDVLATHPATRGREQVAIPYRVDCYWAERA; encoded by the coding sequence ATGACCGTCCATCACGTCGCCGCGACCGGGTTCGGGAGCGAAGCGGCCGCATACGACCGCGCCCGTCCGACGTACCCCGACGACGCGGTCGCCTGGGTCGTGGACGCGCTCACCATCGCGTCCGGCCGGCGCATCGCCGACGTCGCCGCCGGTACCGGGAAGTTCACCCGGCTGCTGCTCCCTGCGGGCGGAGACGTTGTCGCGGTCGAGCCGGTCGCGGGGATGCGCGCGGTGCTGCACGACGCGCTGCCCGAGGTTCCGGTCGCGGCCGGCACCGCGGAGGCGATGCCGTTCCGGGCCGGATCGTTCGACGGCGTCACCGTCGCGCAGGGGTTCCACTGGTTCGACGCCCAGCGCGCGCTGGAGGAGTTCCACCGGGTGCTGCGCGCGAACGGGCGAGTCGCGCTCGTGTGGAACGCGCGCGACCGGAGCGTCGACTGGGTCGACGAGCTGTGGTCCGTCATGGACCGGGTCGAGAAGAAGGCGCCGTGGCGCAACCACGAGGAATGGCGCGAGAGCGCGTTCGTCGACACACCGTGGTTCGGGCCACTGCACGAGGCGCGGTTCCGCCACGAGCAGCTGCTGACCGTCGACGGGGTCGTGGACCGGTTCCGCAGCGTGAGCCACGTCGCGACGCTGCCGCCCGACGAGCAGGCCGCGGTCCTCGACGAGGTGCGCGACGTGCTCGCGACACATCCCGCCACGCGCGGCCGCGAGCAGGTCGCCATCCCCTACCGAGTCGACTGCTACTGGGCCGAGCGGGCGTGA
- a CDS encoding ATP-dependent DNA ligase encodes MKLPVMPPVSPMLAKLVRELPEGDDYVYEPKWDGFRCIAFRDGDEVELGSRNERPMTRYFPELLDPLRRDLPDRCVLDGEIVIATPSGLDFDLLQLRLHPAASRVNKLARETPASFVAFDVLALGDDDLRERPFSERRAILERELAGATPPVRVTPATTNEAVAREWFDRFEGAGFDGVVAKSLTLPYRENERVMLKVKHQRTCDCVVAGFRWHKDGAGVGSLLLGLYDDGGVLHHVGVASSFSAQRRRELVDELAPYRDDALDGHPWREWADAQAHEGSRMPGAISRWNANKDLSWEPLRVELVAEVAYEHLQGDRFRHTARFLRWRRDREPSSCTYAQLEAVVPAELHEIFA; translated from the coding sequence ATGAAGCTTCCCGTGATGCCGCCCGTCTCGCCGATGCTCGCGAAGCTCGTCCGCGAGCTCCCGGAGGGCGACGACTACGTGTACGAGCCGAAGTGGGACGGGTTCCGCTGCATCGCGTTCCGCGACGGCGACGAGGTCGAGCTCGGCAGCCGCAACGAGCGGCCCATGACCCGCTACTTCCCCGAGCTGCTCGACCCGCTGCGGCGCGACCTCCCGGACCGTTGCGTGCTCGACGGCGAGATCGTGATCGCGACGCCGTCCGGTCTCGACTTCGACCTGCTCCAGCTCCGGCTCCATCCCGCGGCGAGCCGGGTGAACAAGCTCGCGCGCGAGACGCCGGCGTCGTTCGTCGCGTTCGACGTGCTCGCGCTCGGCGACGACGACCTGCGCGAGCGTCCGTTCTCGGAACGGCGCGCCATCCTCGAGCGCGAGCTCGCGGGCGCGACCCCGCCCGTGCGCGTCACGCCGGCGACGACGAACGAGGCCGTCGCGCGCGAGTGGTTCGACCGCTTCGAAGGCGCGGGATTCGACGGCGTTGTCGCGAAGTCGTTGACCCTGCCGTACCGCGAGAACGAGCGCGTCATGCTCAAGGTGAAGCACCAGCGCACATGCGACTGCGTCGTCGCGGGCTTCCGGTGGCACAAGGACGGCGCGGGTGTCGGGTCGCTGCTGCTCGGGCTCTACGACGACGGCGGCGTGCTGCACCACGTCGGCGTGGCGAGCAGCTTCAGCGCGCAACGCCGGCGCGAGCTCGTCGACGAGCTCGCGCCGTACCGCGACGACGCGCTCGACGGTCACCCGTGGCGCGAGTGGGCCGACGCGCAGGCGCACGAGGGGTCGCGCATGCCGGGCGCGATCAGCCGTTGGAACGCGAACAAGGACCTCAGCTGGGAGCCGCTGCGCGTCGAGCTCGTTGCCGAGGTCGCGTACGAGCACCTCCAGGGCGACCGCTTCCGCCACACCGCGCGCTTCCTCCGCTGGCGGCGCGACCGTGAACCGTCGTCGTGCACGTACGCGCAGCTCGAGGCGGTCGTTCCCGCCGAGCTGCACGAGATCTTCGCCTGA